Proteins from one Thermotoga sp. SG1 genomic window:
- a CDS encoding metal-dependent hydrolase, producing the protein MTVATHVVFSNVLYLSTMTLAGAKVSPVELSLCSLGSLLPDIDTTKSFIGRVLFPISTVLEKKIGHRGVTHSLLFSSIFFFALLPFSFRMALALWIGYVGHLLADMITISGVPLFYPANYICVMPGNDDYRVRTGSWKEFVLLGVLASLFLPALRLNAVSIERTLHKTFKNMSSAVADYNKLAGNNRVFLHIEGYFQHTQGKVLGEYEVVARLDENTLLVQDEEGNLYSVGRKSEKIYPVKVYVSRYEPVRWHSVVVDLTGYTKKDILTLPGRLVGTGELLDPYTEKDPLVFYDTIKGSENIQILWAKPEDFPDDVVFLHGKVAVRTTEPFQPEKFSCVRVYETGGGMPLVKVGDQVKRGEVIISKKRQREITKMKIEKVEKEMKFTYPDLKTVDVEKYSGDRKELSRQLEELYNELLSLEDVTAMGDGEVIRVDGKRVVIREK; encoded by the coding sequence GTGACAGTGGCGACACACGTTGTTTTCTCAAACGTTCTTTATCTTTCGACCATGACACTTGCAGGGGCTAAGGTTTCCCCTGTTGAGCTTTCTCTGTGTTCCCTTGGCTCTCTTCTTCCTGACATAGACACAACAAAGAGTTTTATTGGAAGGGTTCTTTTCCCAATAAGCACCGTTCTTGAAAAAAAGATAGGGCACAGGGGAGTTACGCACTCTCTTCTTTTTTCCTCAATCTTCTTTTTTGCTCTTCTTCCGTTTTCTTTCAGGATGGCACTTGCCTTGTGGATTGGGTATGTGGGGCACCTTCTTGCAGACATGATAACGATAAGTGGTGTTCCCCTTTTCTATCCGGCCAACTACATCTGTGTTATGCCAGGAAACGACGACTACAGGGTAAGAACAGGCTCGTGGAAGGAGTTTGTACTTCTTGGCGTTCTTGCTTCTTTGTTTCTTCCTGCTCTTCGTTTGAATGCGGTATCGATAGAAAGAACATTACATAAGACATTCAAAAACATGAGCTCCGCTGTTGCAGACTACAACAAACTGGCAGGAAATAACAGGGTCTTCCTGCACATAGAAGGATACTTCCAGCACACACAGGGAAAGGTGCTGGGAGAGTACGAGGTGGTGGCAAGGCTCGACGAAAACACCCTTCTTGTACAAGACGAGGAAGGAAACCTTTACTCTGTTGGAAGAAAATCGGAAAAGATATATCCTGTGAAGGTGTACGTTTCAAGATATGAACCCGTGAGATGGCACAGCGTGGTGGTAGACCTCACAGGGTACACAAAAAAAGACATTCTCACACTCCCTGGGCGTCTTGTTGGAACTGGTGAGCTTCTTGATCCGTACACGGAGAAAGATCCTCTTGTCTTCTACGACACGATAAAGGGATCAGAGAACATTCAGATATTGTGGGCAAAGCCGGAGGACTTTCCTGATGATGTAGTGTTCTTACACGGGAAGGTTGCAGTGAGAACGACAGAACCTTTCCAACCTGAAAAGTTCTCTTGCGTGAGGGTGTACGAAACAGGTGGGGGAATGCCTCTTGTCAAGGTGGGTGACCAAGTGAAGAGGGGAGAAGTGATCATATCAAAGAAGAGGCAGAGAGAGATAACAAAGATGAAAATAGAGAAGGTCGAAAAGGAGATGAAATTCACCTATCCAGACTTGAAAACCGTAGATGTTGAAAAGTACAGCGGAGATAGAAAGGAATTATCCAGACAGCTTGAGGAACTGTACAATGAGCTTTTATCACTTGAAGACGTCACGGCTATGGGAGATGGGGAGGTGATCCGTGTTGATGGAAAAAGGGTTGTCATTAGGGAAAAGTAG
- a CDS encoding TolC family protein, with product MRLVSFFLLCFTAVLVLAEDVLPFTLDEMIREYENNDYTLAELTSQLKLAQSDFDISLSYNPIKNDFGISFSIGKYITQQISGVSDVDILKKKLEERKKEIEIEAINDYTEWLSLVQAIEQRKQAMDVAEDILSISKAKYEAGLISPESLINAYSSYSTAKINLKAVQLNEIQKRYEILLKMGREAECEKIRKEELLNFSVEESTSQ from the coding sequence ATGAGGCTTGTTAGCTTTTTTCTCCTATGTTTCACGGCTGTACTGGTGTTGGCTGAAGATGTTCTACCGTTCACCCTGGATGAGATGATAAGAGAGTACGAAAATAACGATTACACACTGGCAGAGCTCACCTCACAACTCAAACTCGCCCAGAGCGATTTCGATATCTCACTATCATACAATCCTATCAAGAACGATTTCGGAATTTCCTTCTCCATCGGAAAATACATAACACAGCAGATTTCAGGTGTTTCAGACGTAGACATACTGAAAAAGAAACTCGAAGAAAGAAAAAAGGAGATAGAAATAGAAGCAATAAACGACTACACAGAGTGGCTCTCTCTTGTACAGGCTATCGAGCAGAGAAAACAAGCCATGGACGTAGCAGAAGATATCCTCAGTATTTCAAAAGCCAAGTACGAAGCAGGACTCATTTCCCCAGAATCCCTCATTAACGCTTACTCTTCCTACTCCACGGCAAAGATCAACCTAAAGGCAGTGCAGTTGAACGAGATACAGAAACGGTACGAAATACTTCTCAAGATGGGGAGGGAGGCAGAATGCGAGAAGATCAGAAAAGAAGAGCTCTTGAACTTCTCAGTGGAAGAAAGCACATCGCAGTAA
- a CDS encoding ATP-binding protein: protein MIRKTEGASPSFLSSGNLSRKEGKTFGDETLKVRLGVDVVNEEKVFLKFKSPRIGFVCGKRGMGKSFTLGVISDQLSRFSDVLVIDTMGVMKIYTEGEAIKAPEDLKLPLTLVGESLLFVFDLSSNSPQGILLTRAINDLKRSFYTIRDLIERVEIDETSSDTTKRALINRLLSAQDWGIFQEYPSEISFLFEGYKVLDLSLLRYELRQLVVWTLCDVLLVDRMKERREKHIYMVIDEAQDYAPSRASEKNSLVRLAKEGRLPGIGAILASQQPSAISSGVLSQVDFLIAHKLTLVEDIKALRSLTPTFMKGDMGVYMRKLRDPGDAVFIDDVEEDFRILKVRRWVDEAC from the coding sequence TTGATCAGAAAAACAGAGGGGGCCTCCCCCTCTTTTCTTTCAAGCGGGAACCTTTCGAGAAAAGAAGGGAAAACTTTCGGGGATGAAACATTAAAGGTGCGTCTTGGCGTCGATGTTGTGAACGAAGAAAAAGTTTTTCTGAAATTCAAATCTCCCAGAATCGGCTTTGTATGTGGGAAACGTGGCATGGGAAAGAGTTTCACCCTTGGCGTGATATCTGATCAGCTTTCAAGGTTCTCTGATGTTCTTGTAATAGACACAATGGGAGTGATGAAGATATACACAGAAGGAGAAGCGATAAAGGCACCAGAGGACTTGAAACTTCCCCTCACACTCGTCGGCGAGTCTCTTCTTTTCGTGTTCGACCTGTCTTCGAATTCTCCCCAAGGGATTCTTCTCACAAGGGCGATAAACGATCTCAAGCGTAGCTTTTACACAATAAGAGACCTCATAGAGCGTGTTGAAATCGACGAGACTTCTTCAGACACGACGAAGAGGGCGTTAATAAACAGGCTTCTGTCGGCACAAGATTGGGGGATATTCCAAGAGTATCCCTCCGAGATCTCGTTTCTTTTTGAAGGGTACAAGGTTCTTGACCTTTCCCTTCTTCGGTACGAACTGCGTCAACTTGTTGTGTGGACGCTCTGTGATGTTCTTTTGGTGGACAGAATGAAAGAAAGAAGGGAAAAACACATCTACATGGTTATAGACGAGGCTCAGGATTATGCTCCATCAAGAGCATCAGAGAAGAACTCCCTTGTCAGGCTCGCAAAAGAAGGAAGGCTTCCTGGGATCGGTGCCATACTTGCAAGCCAGCAACCTTCTGCCATATCAAGCGGTGTTCTATCCCAGGTTGATTTTTTAATAGCGCATAAATTAACGCTCGTTGAAGATATAAAAGCCCTCAGGTCGCTCACGCCAACGTTCATGAAAGGAGACATGGGAGTGTACATGAGAAAGCTCAGAGATCCAGGCGATGCGGTGTTTATAGACGATGTTGAGGAAGATTTCAGGATTTTGAAGGTAAGGAGGTGGGTTGATGAGGCTTGTTAG
- a CDS encoding carboxypeptidase-like regulatory domain-containing protein, with the protein MERLRKVLVVALVVLGVVMALAFSYPVTDNYTSSPGKTLTLKLQVFPLGDPSTYTIVIGSNTYTFTKDGRFTLTCIPENTTINVKVYEGDVQTLVWERDIQVNRSKTVTITIPAGTYETISLSDYANFSITPGTMVDVYFYVPRFSTREDGLPKKSMSSVFVGTFPYDSIRLVRGDYNLFENADVWMAGSLSYRYRLIVKEPGFVPYELMALYGASGNPTDGIYYKNDLLSTIVEDIRTPWIDQNVALQGTVKDAQGNPIEGAIVAVYAGRYMMGSTTTDANGNYTLSGLPAGDLTIRASAQGYITSSLNFDGVENNTYTFDFVLQAR; encoded by the coding sequence ATGGAAAGGTTGAGGAAGGTTCTCGTGGTGGCTCTTGTGGTGTTGGGTGTTGTGATGGCACTTGCTTTCAGCTACCCTGTCACGGACAATTACACGAGCTCTCCAGGAAAAACTCTCACGTTAAAGCTTCAGGTGTTCCCACTCGGTGATCCTTCTACATACACGATAGTCATAGGAAGTAATACCTACACATTCACAAAAGATGGAAGGTTCACACTCACCTGTATCCCTGAAAATACCACAATCAATGTCAAAGTGTACGAAGGAGACGTTCAAACCCTCGTGTGGGAAAGAGACATACAGGTAAACAGGTCCAAAACAGTCACGATAACGATCCCCGCCGGAACATACGAGACCATTTCCCTTTCAGACTACGCAAACTTTTCCATAACACCTGGCACGATGGTTGATGTATACTTCTATGTTCCCCGCTTTTCCACACGTGAAGACGGCCTTCCAAAGAAAAGCATGAGCTCTGTTTTCGTTGGCACATTCCCCTACGATTCGATAAGGCTTGTCAGAGGAGATTACAACCTGTTCGAAAACGCCGATGTATGGATGGCGGGGTCTTTGAGCTACCGCTACAGGCTCATCGTGAAAGAACCCGGTTTTGTTCCATACGAACTCATGGCTTTGTATGGTGCCAGTGGTAATCCGACAGACGGGATATATTACAAAAACGATCTACTCAGCACGATCGTTGAGGACATAAGAACACCTTGGATTGACCAGAATGTTGCTTTACAGGGAACCGTGAAGGACGCACAGGGTAACCCCATAGAAGGGGCAATCGTCGCTGTTTACGCGGGGAGATACATGATGGGAAGCACCACAACGGACGCAAACGGAAATTATACTCTGTCTGGCCTTCCGGCAGGAGACCTCACCATAAGGGCATCAGCACAGGGATACATAACATCCAGCCTCAACTTCGACGGCGTGGAGAACAATACTTACACCTTCGACTTCGTCTTACAGGCGAGGTGA
- a CDS encoding ATP-binding protein: MGKRIILKENWDILPSLFRNGDELELRGYVVGREKELKFLINDILHKNSGAILICGHRGVGKTALVYKALSEAMKRARKKNNDMMIIPVIMNAAQLEAESDKDTINPRNIIENLIRRLYAAVSTLIENKNKKSNGDNEDGKNLEEIKEEIEKLYKKAVAKEFKLTEALTDGYRKLEEEEEEEGKEFLFDDRYMIFLTFWTIGLLLILLSDSTVGRLFGALSTFPIPFYISLVWRKHRKRKQAKERSIETKELYQYDDKISNLEFDLEKIHQIFSEKKWKLIYVIDELDKLETGQVSESLKYFKHLFTQSDALFIFIGGEELYNLGTNTNQSFRSKEYTYFTTKYYLSRPLYNDLSSFIDEIIERTENLEKDDIEIFKRAVCFDAQNDFFDLKREIRNRISSFQEDGKPVIEISESELSGEYLQKARLHKYITVLFEGRYMSTKYSNWNENEELMRSIFQEAHKIINSFSDAEFEDPEGEQLTDSLIRDFHHFLYRYEALTVLPQGTKKLKIKGQEVTIRKYKYVGQISKDPPDKFEDYTEYEKRFIESLEQWVNYLLALVNAFRVVNGEKKITIEEFFENLDEVSMLLKKWGYSAVQGFEALLKIKENIINIERENIEQYTLQITNNINGLKNPSSKIIINIVSKAVLDLFSHLNLVPNSSPSADPNLFAGSAMKIKQELPEYRSSIVIRKSDYSRQILFISNNEDKLKELKETLEKNSLTHRVITVVEKDNNEEEIEGSHRIITASPKQLESSLKNLYEKLKEFFR, translated from the coding sequence ATGGGTAAAAGGATAATCCTCAAAGAGAATTGGGATATACTACCAAGTTTATTTAGGAATGGGGATGAATTAGAACTAAGAGGATACGTCGTAGGAAGGGAAAAAGAACTTAAGTTTTTGATTAACGATATTCTCCATAAAAACAGTGGAGCAATTCTCATCTGCGGTCACAGAGGTGTGGGGAAAACAGCGCTTGTTTATAAGGCTTTATCAGAGGCAATGAAGAGAGCAAGGAAGAAAAACAATGATATGATGATAATACCTGTTATAATGAACGCTGCTCAGTTGGAAGCAGAAAGTGATAAAGATACTATAAATCCCAGGAACATTATTGAGAATTTGATTCGAAGGCTTTATGCAGCTGTAAGTACTTTAATAGAAAACAAGAACAAAAAGAGCAATGGAGATAATGAGGATGGCAAAAACCTAGAAGAAATTAAAGAAGAAATAGAAAAACTCTATAAAAAAGCAGTTGCTAAGGAATTTAAACTTACGGAGGCTTTAACCGATGGATATAGAAAACTCGAGGAGGAAGAAGAGGAAGAGGGAAAAGAATTTCTATTCGATGACAGGTATATGATCTTTCTCACTTTCTGGACTATTGGACTTCTTCTAATTCTACTAAGTGATTCTACAGTCGGGAGACTTTTCGGTGCACTTTCTACTTTTCCCATTCCTTTCTATATATCTCTTGTTTGGAGAAAGCACCGAAAAAGAAAGCAAGCAAAAGAAAGATCTATCGAGACCAAAGAGTTGTACCAATATGATGATAAGATAAGCAACTTGGAATTTGATCTTGAAAAAATCCACCAAATTTTTTCAGAAAAGAAATGGAAATTGATCTATGTGATAGATGAACTGGACAAGCTCGAAACAGGACAAGTTTCGGAGTCTTTGAAATACTTCAAACACCTATTTACTCAATCAGATGCCCTGTTCATATTTATTGGTGGGGAAGAGTTATACAATTTGGGGACTAATACTAATCAAAGCTTCAGATCAAAAGAATATACATACTTTACAACCAAATACTATCTGTCCAGACCTTTATACAATGACTTGAGCAGCTTCATTGATGAGATAATAGAAAGAACTGAAAATTTAGAGAAAGATGATATAGAGATCTTCAAGAGAGCGGTGTGTTTTGACGCTCAAAATGATTTCTTCGATCTCAAGCGAGAGATAAGAAATAGAATCTCTTCATTTCAGGAGGATGGAAAACCAGTAATAGAAATAAGTGAATCAGAATTATCAGGTGAATATCTTCAAAAAGCAAGACTACACAAGTATATCACTGTATTGTTTGAAGGTAGATACATGTCTACAAAGTACTCAAATTGGAACGAAAACGAGGAATTAATGAGGTCAATCTTTCAGGAAGCTCATAAGATTATTAACTCGTTCAGTGATGCAGAATTTGAAGATCCAGAAGGAGAACAATTGACAGATAGTTTAATAAGAGATTTTCACCATTTCCTCTACAGATATGAAGCTTTGACAGTTCTCCCACAAGGTACTAAAAAGCTTAAAATAAAAGGGCAAGAGGTGACAATAAGAAAATACAAGTACGTTGGACAAATCTCTAAAGATCCACCTGACAAATTCGAAGACTATACAGAATACGAAAAGAGGTTTATAGAATCTCTTGAACAATGGGTAAACTACCTGCTCGCTTTGGTGAATGCTTTCAGAGTCGTTAATGGAGAAAAGAAAATAACAATAGAGGAGTTTTTCGAAAATCTTGATGAGGTTAGTATGCTCTTGAAAAAATGGGGATACAGTGCTGTCCAGGGTTTCGAAGCTCTTCTAAAAATAAAGGAAAATATTATCAACATCGAAAGGGAAAATATAGAACAATACACGCTTCAGATTACAAATAACATAAATGGATTGAAAAATCCTTCGTCGAAAATAATCATAAATATTGTTTCAAAGGCTGTTTTGGACCTATTTTCTCACCTAAATTTGGTACCAAATTCCAGTCCAAGTGCGGATCCGAATTTGTTCGCTGGTTCTGCAATGAAGATCAAACAGGAACTACCTGAATATCGATCATCTATTGTGATTCGCAAATCTGATTATTCTCGGCAAATCCTGTTCATCTCTAACAATGAGGATAAACTAAAGGAATTGAAAGAAACTTTGGAGAAAAATAGCCTAACTCATAGAGTGATCACTGTGGTTGAGAAAGACAACAACGAAGAAGAAATTGAAGGCTCGCACAGGATCATAACGGCTTCTCCAAAACAACTTGAATCGAGTCTTAAGAACTTGTATGAAAAGCTGAAAGAATTCTTCAGATAA
- a CDS encoding recombinase family protein: MKKVAIYARVSTEHQTSSSLETQIKACKEYCARHGWIVADVYQERDSGGKVERQEFQKMIAKALNGAYDVIVVEKFDRFFRDDIEDRRYTRMLEEKGVLVVSALEGIDTTSASGKLLRWILSDINWFQREYMKEEQMRKTKEAARQGYWLGGIPPLGYKVVEVRDGERKRKKLEIDPETVPVVQRIFELFADGYSYRSIVKIMNKEFPFRQWKESTIYDIVHNPKYLGIYTWNVPRRKLVKTEAGVVAEGVIPPIITGQLAEKVKERLSRKKASIYVKKHTWLLSGVIYCGLCGNRMEGCSHPRVPTYRCRHGEHEESVQISKQYVETYVITYIKRFLDGLDIEEVYRHFVEYYSIQLLANEEAQRHFREQLEEIERKEKRLVEAIMAGIDLETLREEAERLKKEKEEIQKKIQEASKPPSFEEVKRLYESLKVKLNNTADEELLRNVIKQLVKEVKVFPGRVVFVDLR, encoded by the coding sequence GTGAAAAAAGTCGCCATTTACGCGAGGGTATCAACGGAGCATCAGACGAGTTCGTCACTGGAGACACAGATCAAAGCATGTAAAGAGTACTGTGCACGTCATGGGTGGATTGTTGCAGACGTATATCAAGAAAGGGATTCTGGAGGTAAGGTGGAACGGCAGGAGTTTCAGAAGATGATCGCAAAAGCACTAAACGGAGCATACGACGTGATAGTTGTAGAAAAGTTCGACAGGTTCTTTCGAGACGACATTGAGGACAGAAGATACACGAGGATGCTCGAAGAAAAAGGCGTTCTCGTTGTCTCTGCCCTCGAGGGAATAGACACCACATCCGCTTCAGGAAAGCTATTACGCTGGATTCTCTCTGATATTAATTGGTTTCAACGCGAATATATGAAAGAAGAACAAATGAGAAAGACAAAGGAAGCAGCAAGGCAGGGGTATTGGCTTGGTGGAATACCGCCCCTAGGGTACAAAGTGGTTGAGGTGAGAGATGGCGAAAGAAAAAGGAAGAAACTGGAGATCGATCCAGAAACGGTTCCTGTGGTGCAACGTATCTTCGAGCTGTTTGCTGACGGGTATTCCTACAGAAGCATTGTGAAGATCATGAACAAGGAGTTTCCCTTTCGACAATGGAAAGAGTCGACAATCTACGACATCGTTCACAATCCCAAGTACCTAGGCATCTATACATGGAACGTACCCCGGCGAAAACTTGTAAAAACAGAAGCGGGAGTCGTGGCAGAAGGAGTTATTCCACCGATTATCACAGGACAACTTGCCGAAAAAGTAAAAGAGCGACTTTCAAGGAAAAAAGCATCTATATACGTGAAGAAACACACGTGGCTTCTGAGTGGTGTCATCTATTGTGGTTTGTGCGGAAATCGCATGGAGGGTTGTTCTCATCCACGAGTGCCCACGTACAGATGCAGACATGGAGAGCACGAAGAGAGCGTTCAAATCTCAAAACAATATGTAGAAACCTATGTGATCACGTACATCAAACGCTTTCTTGACGGACTCGATATAGAAGAGGTCTATCGGCATTTTGTTGAGTATTACAGCATCCAATTGCTTGCAAACGAAGAAGCACAGAGACATTTCAGGGAACAACTTGAGGAGATAGAACGGAAGGAAAAAAGACTGGTAGAGGCTATTATGGCGGGAATAGATCTTGAAACGTTGAGGGAAGAGGCAGAAAGGTTGAAGAAGGAAAAGGAAGAAATACAAAAAAAGATACAAGAAGCAAGCAAGCCGCCTTCGTTTGAAGAAGTAAAAAGGCTGTACGAATCACTGAAAGTAAAACTTAACAACACAGCAGACGAGGAACTCTTGCGAAATGTTATCAAGCAACTGGTGAAAGAAGTAAAAGTGTTTCCAGGTCGTGTTGTTTTCGTGGATTTGCGATGA